A single window of Archangium gephyra DNA harbors:
- a CDS encoding ABC1 kinase family protein, translating to MHEDELVALLREQLLGTERPVVRSGVERLWKTGRGAAGLALSVVGGKLRGKGEGLAAADVRAVSQLVSRLGELKGLAMKAGQVLGYIDPTLPPEIRGLLSVLQTASPASPFPQVEATVRAAFGPRADVLLAGLERQPVSVASIGQVHRARLPDGTEAAVKVRHPGIDEALRGDFRAAGTGSSFASVLLPGAASSIKGFLDEARTVLLEECDFSLERERQATFARLFAQDEVILIPAVEPEWCASSVLTTRWMPGQSFDAFLASQPSQEVRDRMGIALFSFYIGTLYRHGLFHGDPHPGNYAFREDGRVVVYDFGCVRAFDSATVLAFAGLVDAVRADEAHGMREALVALGARPPGDAESLAMLRTLLRGFFAPLLEHGPRPVHPGSGFEAQQILRDKRFLAKLSLPGRFLFLFRLRFGLYAVLARLGAIADWGALESQWAAEARRSRKTAGPDTQRDR from the coding sequence ATGCACGAGGATGAGCTGGTGGCGTTGCTTCGGGAGCAGTTGCTCGGCACGGAGCGGCCGGTGGTGCGCTCGGGCGTCGAGCGGCTGTGGAAGACCGGGCGCGGCGCCGCGGGGCTGGCGCTCTCCGTCGTCGGCGGCAAGCTGCGCGGCAAGGGCGAGGGCCTCGCGGCCGCCGATGTGCGCGCCGTCTCCCAGCTCGTGTCCCGGCTCGGAGAGCTCAAGGGCCTCGCCATGAAGGCCGGACAGGTGCTCGGTTACATCGACCCGACGCTCCCTCCGGAGATTCGTGGGCTGCTCTCCGTCCTCCAGACGGCCTCCCCCGCCAGCCCCTTCCCCCAGGTGGAGGCCACCGTCCGCGCCGCCTTCGGGCCGCGTGCCGACGTGCTCCTCGCCGGACTCGAGCGGCAGCCCGTCTCCGTGGCCAGCATCGGGCAGGTCCACCGCGCCCGGCTCCCCGACGGCACCGAGGCCGCCGTGAAGGTCCGCCACCCCGGCATCGACGAGGCGCTCCGGGGTGACTTCCGCGCCGCCGGCACCGGCTCCTCCTTCGCGAGCGTGCTGCTGCCCGGCGCCGCCTCCAGCATCAAGGGCTTCCTCGACGAGGCCCGCACCGTGTTGCTCGAGGAGTGTGACTTCTCGCTCGAGCGCGAGCGCCAGGCCACCTTCGCGCGGCTGTTCGCCCAGGACGAAGTCATCCTCATCCCCGCCGTCGAGCCCGAGTGGTGCGCCTCCTCCGTGCTCACCACCCGCTGGATGCCCGGGCAGTCCTTCGACGCGTTCCTCGCGTCCCAGCCCTCCCAGGAGGTCCGGGACCGGATGGGCATTGCCCTGTTCTCCTTCTACATCGGCACGCTCTACCGGCACGGCCTGTTCCACGGAGATCCACACCCCGGCAACTACGCGTTCCGCGAGGACGGCCGCGTGGTTGTCTATGATTTCGGCTGCGTGCGCGCCTTCGACTCCGCCACGGTGCTCGCCTTCGCCGGGCTCGTCGACGCCGTCCGGGCGGATGAGGCACACGGCATGCGCGAGGCCCTGGTCGCGCTCGGCGCCCGTCCTCCCGGAGACGCCGAGAGCCTCGCCATGCTCCGCACCCTCCTCCGCGGCTTCTTCGCCCCCCTCCTCGAGCACGGCCCCCGTCCCGTCCATCCAGGCTCGGGCTTCGAGGCCCAGCAGATCCTCCGAGACAAGCGCTTCCTCGCGAAGCTCTCGCTCCCCGGGCGCTTCCTGTTCCTGTTCCGTTTGCGCTTCGGGCTCTACGCCGTGCTCGCCCGGCTCGGCGCCATCGCTGATTGGGGCGCCCTCGAGAGCCAGTGGGCCGCGGAGGCCCGGCGGTCCAGGAAGACAGCCGGGCCCGACACGCAGCGAGACCGCTAG
- a CDS encoding GNAT family N-acetyltransferase, with protein sequence MRLKRLKAGDRESAKVLFTLMAKLFEEGSEELSDGYVDRLLGQEDFWAIAAFVDNDIVGGITAHTLPMTRTESSELFIYDIAVRSDQRRKGIGRRLMEELRAQATGLGIRDLFVPADNEDVHALDFYRALGGESAPVTIFTFANDSEPSRS encoded by the coding sequence ATGCGACTGAAAAGACTGAAGGCGGGCGACCGGGAGTCGGCGAAGGTGTTGTTCACCCTGATGGCGAAGCTCTTCGAGGAAGGCAGCGAGGAGCTGAGTGATGGCTATGTCGATCGGCTTCTCGGCCAGGAGGATTTCTGGGCGATTGCCGCGTTCGTCGACAATGACATCGTGGGGGGAATCACCGCGCATACCCTGCCCATGACGCGGACGGAGTCTTCCGAGCTCTTCATCTACGACATCGCCGTGCGAAGCGATCAGCGGCGAAAAGGGATTGGCCGCCGGTTGATGGAGGAGCTTCGGGCCCAGGCGACGGGCCTGGGAATCCGGGATCTGTTCGTCCCCGCCGATAACGAGGATGTCCACGCGCTCGATTTCTACCGCGCCCTCGGCGGTGAGTCCGCCCCGGTGACGATCTTCACTTTCGCGAACGACTCCGAGCCGTCGCGTTCCTAG
- a CDS encoding DUF488 domain-containing protein yields the protein MPIKTRRWCVPGEPDDGLRILICRFRPRGLPKAKETWDVWMKDLGPSPPLLAAFQGKGQTPISLDEYRERYVREMESQREKISELAARVDRGETLTLMCSKDCIIDKACHRTILAELIEAARAK from the coding sequence ATGCCGATCAAGACCAGGCGCTGGTGTGTGCCTGGAGAGCCCGATGACGGACTGCGCATCCTGATCTGCCGCTTCCGTCCGCGCGGGCTCCCCAAGGCGAAGGAGACGTGGGACGTGTGGATGAAGGACCTGGGTCCCAGTCCGCCGCTGCTCGCCGCCTTCCAGGGCAAGGGCCAGACGCCCATCTCGCTCGACGAGTACCGCGAGCGCTACGTGCGCGAGATGGAGTCCCAGCGGGAGAAGATCTCGGAGCTCGCGGCCCGCGTGGACCGGGGAGAGACCCTCACGCTGATGTGCTCCAAGGACTGCATCATCGACAAGGCGTGCCACCGCACCATCCTCGCCGAGCTCATCGAGGCCGCCCGGGCGAAGTGA
- a CDS encoding Hpt domain-containing protein, whose protein sequence is MEQQVLAMDVRQLEKLSVLQDEDSPNLVADMARGYLDRTPPRILRMKELLAARNASQLAHEAHGLATSSGMFGMMRVRQHCKALENLARGPGLEGAEGLLARIEQAYAEARPLLMTQLGIREE, encoded by the coding sequence ATGGAGCAGCAGGTCCTCGCGATGGATGTGCGGCAACTGGAGAAGTTGAGCGTGCTTCAGGACGAGGACTCGCCCAACCTGGTGGCGGACATGGCCCGGGGGTACCTCGACCGGACGCCCCCGCGGATCCTCCGCATGAAGGAGCTGCTGGCCGCGAGGAACGCCAGCCAGCTCGCGCACGAGGCCCACGGCCTGGCCACGAGCAGCGGGATGTTCGGGATGATGCGCGTGCGCCAGCACTGCAAGGCGTTGGAGAACCTCGCGCGGGGCCCCGGCCTGGAAGGCGCCGAGGGGCTGCTGGCCCGGATAGAGCAGGCCTACGCGGAGGCCCGGCCCCTGCTGATGACGCAGCTCGGCATCCGGGAGGAATGA
- a CDS encoding ATP-binding protein — protein MTFELGTLVIASLAYLLVLFLIAYAAERGRIPSRITQHPLAYALALGVYATSWSYFGSVGYASQHGFRYLAIYLGATLSCLLVPVLWRPLLELTRQLQLTSLADLFAFRYPGQATGTAVTLALLAGTLPYLALQVRAVVESARVLSPSASATTLGLGFCATTLVFSVLFGARYVTPRERHEGLALAIAFESLVKLVALVLVSAWAVVSVFGGPGGLQAWLDTHPEALRAMQQPAREQSWAPMLVISCAAAFLIPRQYHVAFTESPERDTLSTATWAFPLLLLLMNMAVPLVLWSGSALGLPGPADFHVLAVPAARGAPALAMLAFLGGISASSAMVIVTTLAMAPMCLTHLVLPLGYARSPGNLYRRLLWARRVLIAAIILAGYGFYVHLDRRAAGLVDLGLVAFVGVAQFIPGLLGLLFWPRATRVGFLSGLGAGTTVWALLLLVPLWSGLGLPPWARELEALLGFTPGEPWSFVTFTSLTLNALAFLGLSLATRPSPEEAEAARLCAREAPSLAAGSVTAGSPDEFRRQLSPVLGPQAATAELDRALRELGMTEGERRPAELRRLRDQIERNLSGLLGPVLARLAVSEALQVDPRARTALAEQLRFVEERLRDARGMTGPVRELEAVRRYLQRILEELPVGACALGPDQDVVIWNEALERLSGLRSEEVRGQTLARLPEPWGGLLASFASGPDAGAETQVRLEGRERILRLHRSLASPSEAAQEESEQLQGAVLLVEDLTERKAMDARLAHQDRLASVGRVAAGVAHEIGNPLTAITSVAQNLRYEEDPEEIRERVQLILQQARRIDAIVRALVTFSHAGVTGGSNVPVTRVPLAPLLTEAAQLSRLGRKDADVRCVSHCPEGLEVVGNTQRLEQVFVNLITNAIDASPRGGQVELFAEEAGEQVRVRVVDQGHGIPPELAQRIFEPFFTTKQPGEGTGLGLALVSSIVREHGGSLEVDSQPGAGTTFTVTLPKALDRRAAG, from the coding sequence ATGACGTTCGAGCTCGGCACGCTCGTCATCGCCTCGCTGGCGTACCTGCTGGTGCTCTTCCTCATCGCCTACGCCGCCGAGCGCGGGCGCATCCCCTCGCGCATCACCCAGCACCCGCTCGCCTATGCGCTGGCGCTCGGTGTCTACGCCACCTCCTGGTCCTACTTCGGCAGCGTGGGCTACGCCTCCCAGCACGGCTTCCGCTACCTGGCCATCTACCTGGGGGCCACCCTCTCCTGCCTGCTCGTCCCGGTGCTGTGGCGTCCGCTGCTCGAGCTCACCCGGCAGTTGCAGCTCACCTCGCTGGCGGACCTCTTCGCCTTCCGCTACCCGGGACAGGCCACCGGCACCGCGGTGACGCTGGCGCTGCTGGCCGGCACCCTGCCCTACCTGGCCCTCCAGGTGCGCGCCGTCGTCGAGTCCGCGCGCGTCCTCAGTCCCTCGGCCTCGGCCACCACGCTGGGCCTGGGCTTCTGCGCCACCACGCTCGTCTTCTCCGTGCTCTTCGGTGCCCGCTACGTCACCCCGCGCGAGCGCCACGAGGGCCTCGCGCTGGCCATCGCCTTCGAGTCCCTGGTGAAGCTGGTGGCCCTGGTGCTCGTGAGTGCCTGGGCGGTGGTCTCCGTCTTCGGCGGCCCGGGAGGCCTCCAGGCCTGGCTGGACACGCACCCCGAGGCGCTGCGCGCCATGCAGCAGCCCGCGCGCGAGCAGTCCTGGGCGCCGATGCTCGTCATCTCCTGCGCCGCCGCCTTCCTCATCCCCCGCCAGTACCACGTGGCCTTCACGGAGAGCCCCGAGCGCGACACGCTCTCCACCGCCACCTGGGCCTTCCCGCTGCTGCTCCTGCTGATGAACATGGCCGTGCCGCTCGTCCTCTGGTCGGGCAGCGCGCTGGGCCTGCCGGGGCCCGCGGACTTCCACGTGCTCGCCGTGCCCGCGGCCCGGGGGGCTCCCGCGCTCGCGATGCTGGCCTTCCTCGGGGGCATCTCCGCCTCCAGCGCCATGGTCATCGTCACCACCCTGGCCATGGCGCCCATGTGCCTCACGCACCTGGTGCTGCCGCTGGGCTATGCGCGCTCCCCGGGCAACCTGTACCGCCGGCTCCTCTGGGCCCGCCGCGTCCTCATCGCCGCCATCATCCTCGCGGGCTACGGCTTCTACGTGCACCTGGACAGGCGCGCCGCGGGGCTGGTGGACCTGGGGCTCGTCGCCTTCGTCGGCGTGGCGCAGTTCATCCCCGGCCTGCTCGGCCTGCTCTTCTGGCCCCGGGCCACGCGCGTGGGCTTCCTCTCGGGCCTGGGCGCCGGCACCACCGTCTGGGCCCTGCTGCTGCTCGTCCCCCTGTGGAGTGGTCTCGGCCTGCCGCCCTGGGCCCGGGAGCTGGAGGCCCTCCTGGGCTTCACCCCCGGCGAGCCGTGGAGCTTCGTCACCTTCACCTCCCTCACCCTCAACGCGCTGGCCTTCCTGGGGCTCTCCCTGGCCACGCGCCCCTCGCCCGAGGAGGCCGAGGCCGCGAGGCTGTGCGCGCGCGAGGCGCCCTCGTTGGCCGCGGGCAGCGTGACGGCCGGCTCTCCGGACGAGTTCCGCCGCCAGCTCTCCCCCGTGCTGGGGCCGCAGGCCGCCACCGCCGAGCTGGACCGGGCCCTGCGCGAGCTGGGGATGACGGAGGGCGAGCGCCGCCCCGCCGAGCTGCGCCGGTTGAGGGACCAGATTGAACGCAACCTGTCCGGCCTGCTCGGCCCGGTCCTGGCACGGCTGGCGGTGAGCGAGGCGCTCCAGGTGGATCCGCGGGCCCGCACGGCGCTGGCCGAGCAGCTGCGCTTCGTGGAGGAGCGGCTGCGCGACGCGCGGGGCATGACGGGCCCGGTGCGCGAGCTGGAGGCGGTGCGGCGCTACCTGCAACGCATCCTCGAGGAGCTGCCGGTGGGCGCCTGCGCGCTGGGGCCGGACCAGGACGTGGTCATCTGGAACGAGGCGCTGGAGCGGCTCTCCGGCCTGCGCTCGGAGGAGGTGCGGGGCCAGACGCTGGCGCGCCTGCCGGAGCCGTGGGGCGGGCTGCTCGCCAGCTTCGCGTCGGGGCCGGACGCGGGCGCCGAGACGCAGGTGCGGCTGGAGGGCCGGGAGCGCATCCTGCGGCTGCACCGCTCGCTGGCCTCGCCCTCGGAGGCGGCCCAGGAGGAGTCCGAGCAACTCCAGGGCGCGGTGCTGCTGGTGGAGGACCTGACGGAGCGCAAGGCGATGGACGCGCGGCTGGCGCACCAGGATCGGCTGGCCTCGGTGGGCCGGGTGGCCGCGGGCGTGGCGCACGAGATTGGCAACCCGCTGACGGCCATCACCAGCGTGGCGCAGAACCTGCGCTACGAGGAGGACCCGGAGGAGATCCGCGAGCGGGTACAGCTCATCCTCCAGCAGGCCCGGCGCATCGACGCCATCGTGCGGGCGCTCGTCACCTTCAGCCACGCGGGGGTGACGGGGGGAAGCAACGTGCCCGTCACCCGGGTGCCGCTGGCGCCGCTGCTGACCGAGGCCGCGCAGCTCTCGCGCCTGGGCCGCAAGGACGCCGACGTGCGGTGCGTGAGCCACTGCCCCGAGGGCCTGGAGGTGGTGGGCAACACGCAGCGGCTGGAGCAGGTGTTCGTGAACCTCATCACCAACGCCATCGACGCTTCCCCGCGAGGCGGACAGGTGGAGCTCTTCGCCGAGGAGGCCGGAGAGCAGGTGCGGGTGCGCGTGGTGGACCAGGGCCACGGGATTCCCCCCGAGCTGGCGCAGCGCATCTTCGAGCCCTTCTTCACCACCAAGCAGCCAGGAGAAGGCACGGGGTTGGGGCTCGCGCTGGTGTCCAGCATCGTCCGGGAGCACGGCGGCTCGCTGGAGGTGGACAGTCAGCCCGGAGCCGGCACCACCTTCACGGTGACGCTTCCGAAGGCGCTGGACCGGCGGGCGGCGGGTTGA
- a CDS encoding DUF4241 domain-containing protein, which yields MGLLEGVFVVAVHLVVLLSALVGGWQLVMLGVAWRQVRGARLAVDDFMRPVPGDSPPPEARPYLGATHEAFAALDWRFEGFFQKLLPGEPPQADFSLWLSPDGMTLGAVVATRAAKDPVERTVLVSQDASGKVLSTNDLPGTGDQFGGVSSMATLLHAAPAELQAFHQQRLQAEAQPPLRTWRPGQVLAALRELSERSVQLWERSGDARWKPEAPGEYGYTRKGAWRYARQAVRSVHDVGATQRERLKLPRLGSPGASATRPGPPPKPLPRSSRAGGLLNLVALGVCLWFVVRYWREPPPEPPRAVPPLGSIALEEDVDAALAAPAFADGQRAELAGLGEVTLYQRPLGELRLTSGRLVAEDAFSLDSRPFALRLPMGAHPVFLTVAEADGKQTPVCARLQVSERPVSRWRAAGAYGVDSGTASFRDAEAEELMAARMGPLGMNHPLLPRVEALLSSAMGGLVELAPAPVANVAVFSSAYGDGTFPTWFGLDEGGQAASVVTCFAGLKLVNPPPAGPAPSEASP from the coding sequence TTGGGATTGCTCGAAGGCGTGTTCGTGGTGGCGGTGCACCTGGTGGTGCTGCTCTCGGCGCTCGTGGGCGGATGGCAACTGGTGATGCTGGGCGTGGCCTGGCGGCAGGTGCGCGGCGCGCGGCTGGCCGTGGATGACTTCATGCGTCCCGTGCCGGGCGATTCCCCTCCACCCGAGGCCCGGCCCTACCTCGGCGCGACCCATGAGGCCTTCGCCGCGCTGGACTGGCGCTTCGAGGGCTTCTTCCAGAAGCTGCTCCCGGGAGAGCCTCCCCAGGCCGACTTCTCCCTGTGGCTCTCGCCGGACGGCATGACGCTCGGTGCGGTGGTGGCCACTCGCGCAGCGAAGGACCCGGTCGAGCGCACGGTGCTGGTGAGCCAGGACGCCAGCGGCAAGGTGCTGTCGACGAACGATCTTCCCGGTACGGGGGACCAGTTCGGCGGCGTCTCGTCCATGGCCACGCTGCTGCACGCGGCCCCGGCGGAGCTCCAGGCCTTCCACCAGCAGCGGCTCCAGGCCGAGGCCCAGCCTCCCTTGCGCACCTGGCGGCCCGGTCAGGTGCTCGCGGCCCTGCGGGAGTTGAGCGAGCGCTCGGTGCAACTCTGGGAGCGCAGCGGTGATGCCCGGTGGAAGCCCGAGGCGCCCGGGGAGTACGGCTATACCCGCAAGGGCGCGTGGCGTTATGCGCGGCAGGCCGTGCGCTCGGTGCATGACGTGGGGGCGACCCAGCGCGAGCGCTTGAAGCTGCCGAGGCTGGGCTCACCCGGGGCCAGCGCGACGCGCCCCGGTCCTCCGCCCAAGCCCCTGCCCAGGTCCTCCCGCGCGGGCGGGCTGCTCAACCTGGTGGCCCTCGGCGTGTGTCTGTGGTTCGTGGTGCGCTACTGGCGCGAGCCGCCTCCGGAGCCGCCGCGCGCGGTGCCCCCGTTGGGCTCCATCGCGCTCGAGGAGGACGTGGACGCGGCGCTCGCCGCTCCGGCCTTCGCGGACGGACAGCGGGCGGAGCTGGCGGGGCTGGGCGAGGTGACGCTGTACCAGCGGCCCCTGGGGGAATTGCGGCTGACGTCCGGGCGGCTGGTGGCGGAGGACGCCTTCTCGCTGGACTCGCGGCCCTTCGCCCTGAGGCTTCCCATGGGCGCCCATCCCGTCTTCCTCACGGTGGCCGAGGCGGACGGGAAGCAGACGCCCGTCTGCGCGCGGTTGCAGGTGTCGGAGCGCCCGGTGTCCCGCTGGCGGGCCGCGGGGGCCTACGGGGTGGACTCGGGCACGGCGTCCTTCCGGGATGCGGAGGCCGAGGAGCTCATGGCCGCGCGGATGGGTCCCCTCGGGATGAATCACCCGCTGCTGCCCAGGGTCGAGGCCCTCCTCTCCAGCGCCATGGGCGGCCTGGTGGAGCTGGCCCCCGCGCCGGTGGCCAACGTGGCGGTGTTCTCCTCCGCGTATGGCGACGGGACGTTCCCCACCTGGTTCGGGCTGGATGAAGGCGGGCAGGCCGCCAGCGTCGTCACGTGCTTCGCCGGGCTGAAACTCGTCAACCCGCCGCCCGCCGGTCCAGCGCCTTCGGAAGCGTCACCGTGA
- a CDS encoding sigma-54-dependent transcriptional regulator, whose translation MSRILVIEDEPIIRTELRRLLTRAGHEVSEAGAVHEAETDYALDTFDLILSDLRLPGAPGTEVIAKAPGVPVLIMTSYATVRSAVEAMKLGAVDYIAKPFDHDELLLQEERVLREGRLTRQNAVLKREVERLYSVGGIVGHCSAMRDVFDRIRKVAASPATVLVLGESGTGKELVARAIHAQSPRHEGPLVAVNCAAIPENLLESELFGHEKGAFTGAQAAHAGLVESADGGTLFLDEIGELPPPAQARLLRMLQDGEVRRVGATRSRKVDARIIAATHRDLPKRVQEGSFRQDLYFRLRVVEIKLPPLRERGEDVPVLAKHLLEKACQRLNRPPATFSPEALVAITSHPWPGNVRELENAIERAVILADGPVITPGLLSLEPGGGGAFETHELPEAGLGLEGSASPDSLEEYFRRFVLEHQDKLGETELARRLGISRKALWERRQRLGIPRTRA comes from the coding sequence ATGAGCCGCATCCTGGTCATCGAGGACGAGCCCATCATCCGTACGGAGTTGCGGCGGCTGCTCACTCGCGCGGGTCACGAGGTGTCCGAGGCCGGCGCGGTGCACGAGGCGGAGACGGACTACGCGCTGGACACGTTCGACCTCATCCTGAGCGACCTGCGCCTGCCGGGAGCGCCGGGCACGGAGGTCATCGCCAAGGCGCCGGGGGTGCCGGTGCTCATCATGACCAGCTACGCCACGGTGCGCTCGGCGGTGGAGGCCATGAAGCTGGGGGCGGTGGACTACATCGCCAAGCCCTTCGACCACGATGAGCTGCTGTTGCAGGAGGAGCGCGTGCTGCGCGAGGGCCGGCTGACGCGGCAGAACGCCGTGCTCAAGCGCGAGGTGGAGCGGCTCTATTCGGTGGGCGGAATCGTGGGCCACTGCTCGGCCATGCGGGACGTCTTCGATCGCATCCGCAAGGTGGCGGCCTCGCCGGCCACGGTGCTGGTGCTGGGCGAGTCGGGCACGGGCAAGGAGCTGGTGGCGCGCGCCATCCACGCGCAGAGCCCGCGGCATGAGGGACCGCTGGTGGCCGTCAACTGCGCCGCCATCCCCGAGAACCTGCTGGAGTCCGAGCTGTTCGGCCACGAGAAGGGCGCCTTCACGGGAGCGCAGGCGGCCCATGCGGGCCTGGTGGAGAGCGCGGATGGGGGCACGCTCTTCCTCGACGAGATTGGCGAGCTGCCTCCGCCCGCGCAGGCGCGCCTGCTGCGGATGCTGCAGGACGGAGAGGTGCGGCGGGTGGGAGCCACGCGCTCGCGCAAGGTGGACGCGCGCATCATCGCGGCCACGCACCGGGACTTGCCCAAGCGCGTGCAGGAGGGCAGCTTCCGGCAGGACCTCTACTTCCGCCTGCGCGTGGTGGAGATCAAGCTGCCGCCCCTGCGCGAGCGCGGGGAGGATGTGCCAGTGCTCGCGAAGCACCTGCTGGAGAAGGCGTGTCAGCGGCTGAACCGGCCGCCCGCGACGTTCTCTCCCGAGGCGCTCGTGGCCATCACCTCGCACCCCTGGCCCGGCAACGTGCGCGAGCTGGAGAACGCCATCGAGCGCGCCGTCATCCTCGCCGACGGTCCGGTCATCACCCCCGGATTGCTGTCATTGGAGCCCGGCGGCGGTGGCGCCTTCGAGACGCACGAGTTGCCGGAGGCGGGACTGGGACTCGAGGGCAGCGCCTCACCGGACTCGCTGGAGGAGTACTTCCGCCGGTTCGTGCTGGAGCACCAGGACAAGCTGGGCGAGACGGAGCTGGCACGCCGGCTGGGCATCAGCCGCAAGGCGTTGTGGGAGCGGCGTCAGCGGCTCGGCATTCCGCGCACCCGCGCGTGA
- a CDS encoding two-component system sensor histidine kinase NtrB, translating into MPITSTMAARLHTARPSQPSLPSLSRRGLWAWVLARLDACLSEPLRQGSPVELSRGRLLVGILGMLLLFDLLVLLFFLQVKPDLLPSSSVQVTCLVLFSATLWRLRQVTSLRGPALLLCFLVTAAIGAESLRTGSQAVAVNVMAMLVPMLTVYLLGVRWGLFFTLLTAVNIGFVHPYLFPPPETSALNLYSALFVLCGWLVSWMFLASRDEADAALEQALRTLRESEEKLLSLVESTDDPVCSLDVRGRILTLNQAGTELCRQLFGAAPLSGSSLFDALPPEQRTVWKERARRTLDGEHLRIQLKLTLEGRHRVMDINLSPLLGSERRPVGMTIFGRDITALKEAESRLGELHRNLLDVSRQAGMAEMANGILHNVGNTLNSVNVSAGLLAQRLRVLKMSGVARASALLREQAHDLASFFTRDPRGQQFPQYLELLSQHLNTEQEALLAEALRLEQSVEHIKAVVSMQQAHARVTGMVEQVSVPQLLDDAVRLHSASFEEVGIQVRTDYASPLPPVMVDRHKLLQILVNLVSNARHAVLDTRQPDKRICLRVERSPEGRLRIQVNDNGMGILAENMPRIFTQGFTTKEDGHGFGLHISALAAEELGGSLTCASPGPGQGATFTIELPFQGGEPQARGSQRAPRPGFSGTTQK; encoded by the coding sequence ATGCCCATCACGTCGACCATGGCGGCCCGGCTGCACACGGCCAGGCCCTCTCAGCCATCCCTGCCCTCGCTGTCACGCCGTGGCCTGTGGGCCTGGGTGCTGGCACGGCTCGACGCGTGCCTCTCGGAGCCGCTGCGCCAGGGCTCGCCCGTGGAGCTCAGCCGGGGCCGGCTGCTGGTGGGCATCCTCGGGATGCTGCTGCTGTTCGACCTGCTCGTCCTGTTGTTCTTCCTCCAGGTGAAACCGGACCTGTTGCCCTCCAGCAGCGTCCAGGTCACGTGCCTGGTGCTCTTCTCCGCGACACTCTGGAGGCTGCGCCAGGTCACCTCCCTCCGCGGGCCGGCCCTGCTCCTGTGCTTCCTCGTGACGGCCGCCATCGGCGCCGAGTCCCTGCGGACCGGCTCACAGGCCGTGGCCGTGAACGTCATGGCCATGCTGGTGCCGATGCTGACCGTGTACCTGTTGGGGGTGCGCTGGGGCCTGTTCTTCACCCTGCTCACCGCCGTGAACATCGGCTTCGTCCACCCGTACCTCTTCCCACCGCCCGAGACCTCGGCGCTGAACCTCTACTCCGCGCTCTTCGTCCTGTGCGGCTGGCTGGTGAGCTGGATGTTCCTCGCCTCGCGCGACGAGGCGGACGCGGCGCTCGAGCAGGCGCTGCGGACGCTGCGCGAGAGCGAGGAGAAACTCCTCAGCCTCGTGGAGAGCACGGATGATCCGGTGTGCTCCCTCGACGTCCGGGGCCGGATCCTCACCCTCAACCAGGCGGGGACGGAGCTGTGCCGCCAGCTCTTCGGAGCGGCGCCCCTGTCGGGCAGCTCCCTCTTCGATGCACTGCCCCCGGAGCAGCGGACCGTCTGGAAGGAGCGGGCCAGACGGACACTCGACGGGGAGCACCTCCGCATCCAGCTGAAGCTCACGCTGGAGGGCCGGCACCGGGTGATGGACATCAACCTCAGCCCCCTGCTCGGGTCCGAGCGGCGTCCGGTGGGGATGACGATCTTCGGGCGGGACATCACCGCCCTCAAGGAAGCCGAGTCCCGGCTGGGCGAGCTGCACCGCAACCTGCTGGACGTGTCGCGTCAGGCGGGCATGGCGGAGATGGCCAACGGCATCCTCCACAACGTGGGCAACACGCTCAACAGCGTGAACGTGTCCGCGGGGCTGCTCGCCCAGCGGCTGCGGGTGCTGAAGATGTCCGGCGTGGCCCGGGCCTCGGCGCTGCTGCGCGAGCAGGCGCACGACCTGGCCTCCTTCTTCACCCGGGATCCGCGTGGCCAGCAGTTCCCCCAGTACCTGGAGCTGCTCTCCCAGCACCTCAACACCGAGCAGGAGGCGCTGCTGGCCGAGGCGCTGAGGCTCGAGCAGAGCGTGGAGCACATCAAGGCCGTGGTGAGCATGCAGCAGGCCCACGCGCGGGTGACGGGCATGGTGGAGCAGGTGTCGGTGCCACAGCTGCTAGACGACGCGGTGCGCCTGCACAGCGCGTCCTTCGAGGAGGTGGGCATCCAGGTGCGGACCGACTACGCCTCGCCGCTGCCTCCGGTGATGGTGGACCGGCACAAGCTGCTTCAGATCCTCGTCAACCTGGTGAGCAACGCCCGGCACGCGGTGCTCGACACCCGCCAGCCCGACAAACGCATCTGCCTCCGGGTGGAACGCAGTCCCGAGGGGCGGCTGCGCATCCAGGTGAACGACAACGGCATGGGAATCCTCGCGGAGAACATGCCGCGCATCTTCACGCAGGGCTTCACCACGAAGGAGGACGGGCACGGCTTCGGCCTGCACATCAGCGCGCTGGCCGCGGAGGAGCTGGGAGGCTCGCTCACGTGCGCGAGCCCGGGCCCCGGCCAGGGAGCCACCTTCACCATCGAGCTCCCCTTCCAGGGAGGGGAGCCCCAGGCCCGAGGCAGTCAGCGGGCGCCGCGGCCCGGCTTCTCCGGCACCACCCAGAAGTAG